One window of Panulirus ornatus isolate Po-2019 chromosome 13, ASM3632096v1, whole genome shotgun sequence genomic DNA carries:
- the LOC139752832 gene encoding uncharacterized protein, which translates to MMLPGIRGIVVLAVVMAVVEGEPGPLPKLSYLDKLFKCEPEVKYVPHVIKKVEKVPVYHTVVKEKIVPTTIHQVRYKTQVVTQIETKLVPHYVTETVVKTQVQYVTHTETLYKTQYQTQYVTTTQHVPTYVTKIQYQTKYKTQTEYQTVFSTVHNTKYVTQVKYQPHYITTTQHVPTYITKTQIQTKYQTHTDYQTVYSTVYNTKYVTTTEVKYQTKYITETVPQYHTITKTQESYKTVCPYKPPEPSYQPPPPPQPSYSPPPPPPPPPPPPQPSYSPPPPPPPPPPPPKPSYSLPPPPPPPPPPPQPSYPPPPQPPQPSYEPSPPLPQPSYAPPPPPTQPSYLPPPPPPSYS; encoded by the exons ATGATGCTGCCTGGAATACGTGGGatagtggtgttggctgtggtgatggcggtggtggagggtgagcctGGACCCTTACCTAAGTTATCCTATCTGGATAAGCTGTTCAAATGTGAGCCGGAAGTGAAGTACGTCCCCCACGTCATCAAGAAAGTCGAGAAG GTGCCCGTGTACCATACGGTCGTCAAGGAAAAGATCGTTCCCACAACAATCCACCAAGTGCGGTACAAGACTCAGGTCGTGACCCAAATCGAGACCAAGTTAGTTCCTCATTATGTCACGGAGACAGTCGTCAAGACTCAGGTCCAATACGTAACCCACACGGAAACCCTGTACAAAACCCAGTACCAAACCCAATatgtcaccaccacccagcacGTCCCAACTTACGTCACCAAGATCCAGTACCAGACTAAGTATAAGACTCAAACGGAGTACCAGACCGTGTTTAGCACTGTACACAATACCAAGTACGTCACACAGGTTAAGTACCAaccccactacatcaccaccacccagcacgTTCCAACCTACATCACCAAAACACAGATACAAACCAAGTACCAAACCCATACGGATTACCAGACGGTATACAGCACCGTGTACAACACTAAGTACGTGACCACAACCGAGGTTAAGTACCAAACTAAGTACATAACCGAGACCGTCCCACAGTACCACACTATCACGAAGACCCAGGAATCCTACAAGACCGTCTGCCCTTATAAACCACCGGAGCCTTCTTatcagccaccaccgccaccccagcCTTcctattcaccaccaccaccacctccaccaccaccaccaccaccccagccttcctattcaccaccaccaccacctccaccaccaccaccaccacccaagccTTCCtattcactaccaccaccacctccaccaccaccaccaccaccccagccttcctatccaccaccaccacaaccacctcagccttcttatgaaccatcaccaccacttccccaacCTTCCtatgctccaccaccaccaccaacccagccctcttatctaccaccaccaccaccaccatcttattCCTAA